CCGAGCTCGACCGCGCCCGCGCAGTGGCAGCGGCGCTCGGGGTTGCTCGCCGCTAGCCGACTCAGTCAGGCTCGCGGTCGCGGTCTTGGATCACGCGTGTCGCACCAACCCGCACCACCTCCCGACACCCTGCCTTGGGCATTCGACACGCGGTGCTCACACGAGTTCTCCGGGTGGACGCGACATGGGTCCGATCCAGGAGGTGCCGAACTAGCGACCCGACGAGTGTCAGCCGAGGGCGCCACACAGCATCCCGAGAGTCGGACGGCACCAGGTCGGTCGTGAACAGGGATTACTGGCCTGGCCGTGCCTCTGACGTCTGAGGTGCGGTGCAGAATGGCGCTCATGTCAGATGCCGAGATCATCACCGAGGCCCGGCGCTACGACGCACTCGTCCTGAGAGTGCTCGCCGTGCTCACCGAGTTCGACCCGCAGGGGCTCCAGCCCGGAAAGCCCGACTGGGCGCCGATCGACGAGTATTGGCATGAGGCTCAGTCGTTCGCCCAACTTCTGGACGAGGGCGGCTCGATCAACGAGTCAGACGCGCGCGACGTATGGATGAACTGGTTCAGCAATGACCTGTCGCACCTGTCAGCGGAAGAGATCGAACAGTTCGTCACGGCTCTGAACGGCTGCGTGGAGAGCGACGCGCCTTCGACCTAGAACCCGAGCTGCAGCACCATGAGCCCCGGCCACACGGCGAAGAGCACCGTGACCGGCAGGATGAGCATCACGAGGGGCACGAGCATGGCGACCTCGCGCGTTCCGGCGGCTTCGAGCAGGCGCCGCTTCGACTCGTCGCGTGCGTCGAGGGCGTGGGCGCGCAGCACCTCGGCGAGCGGAGTTCCGCGGTCGAGAGCGGCGAGCACCTGGTCGATCAACCTGCTGACGGCGGGCACGGCCAAGTCGTCGCGCACCTCGGCCAGGGCGGTCGCGAGCGGCTGACCCGCGGCGGCTCGCTGCACGACGCGATCGAGCTCGCCCGCCAGTTCTCCCGACCCGGTGCGGGCGACGCGACGCAGGGCTTCGAGGATGCTCTCTCCGGCCGCGACGCTGAGCGCGAGGAATTCGACGACGGTGGGGAACTCTTCGGCGATGCGTGCCGAGCGGCGGCGGGCGGCGTGCGCCAGCAGGGCATCCACCGCGGCGATGCCGCCGATGCCGCCGGCCGCGACCGCTCCGATGGCGGCGGGCACGAATGGCACGCCATCACGCGCGACGAGGATGGCGAGGGCGATGCCGGACGCCGCGCCGAGCAGGGCCCCGAACAGCTGCCGCGTGCGGTGCCCCTGAAAGGTGAGCGGCGAGCCGGACTGACGCAAGCGCGTGCGGATGATCGCCTCGCCGCCGAGCACCGCATCGAGCGCACCCCGCGCAGACTCCACGACCGGGGCGAGCAGCGCACCGAGCACCGGCAGCGGGTCCGACCGGCGCGCGGCTGTCATCGCTCG
The sequence above is a segment of the Microcella humidisoli genome. Coding sequences within it:
- a CDS encoding type II secretion system F family protein, with the protein product MTPLIGAALLAGLGLGGGLWLLVSASPRIGRPRLASRLAPYLVDVSAEARAMTAARRSDPLPVLGALLAPVVESARGALDAVLGGEAIIRTRLRQSGSPLTFQGHRTRQLFGALLGAASGIALAILVARDGVPFVPAAIGAVAAGGIGGIAAVDALLAHAARRRSARIAEEFPTVVEFLALSVAAGESILEALRRVARTGSGELAGELDRVVQRAAAGQPLATALAEVRDDLAVPAVSRLIDQVLAALDRGTPLAEVLRAHALDARDESKRRLLEAAGTREVAMLVPLVMLILPVTVLFAVWPGLMVLQLGF